AATAAACGCCATCGGCGCAAAGAACAATCCCTCCAGTGCGATCGCTACCAAACAGGGTAACAAAGAACCGCGCAACAAGTAATATAAAAACGCCGCAAACAACGGATAAGCGAAAGCTTTTGGTGTCGCCGAAGCTACGTCGTTCCTCATCCAAATACTGTGATTCAGCAGCAATGTGCTGAGAAATCCCGCCGCCGGGATCGGGAATATCTCGATTGCAACGCCAAAAACGTAGATTGTTGTCACCAATGCCAGTATCGCTGGTAAAATTTTGCTCAGCAGCAAAGGCGCAATGCCTATAATTGCCATCAACCAATAAAAACTAGCAAATCCCGGCGGTGTAATCGATTGATAATACTCAGCCATCAAATCGTTACGCAGCAATTCTGGATCGACAAATCGCTGCATCCAAAACACAAACTGTCGCGCATCGTCCTGGACGACGTATTCGCTGGCAAAGGCTTTTTGGAGAGCTTGAAAAGCGTAAATTGTGGCAAAAGTCAAGCTCAAAGTAAACCAAAATACCGCTGTCGGACTAAATTTTCTGGCAGTAGGAGCGGTAAAAAACTGGTGCAGGCGTGCGATCGACATGACAAAATAACACAACGAGGGTATGATTCTAAAGGTTGGCGACAGGCACAAATTGGCTGTAACGTTTGTCTATGATAATTTACCTCATCTATGGAATTTTAATCTTAGCCACAGTTAGTCTAAATACTATCGCCATTAAATCGAAAAGGCAAGGTTTGAATTCGTGGTTGACTTGCGGTTTGCCAGCCACAGTCATGGTGCTTTTCTCTTGGCTGGTCTCTTTTTCTAATTTCTGCGGTGATTTTAATAAGTCTTATTATCCTGCTGGCAGGTTAATTATCGAAGACCCATCAAGGTTGTATGAATGGGGGAAGGGTTTGGGATTTGTGAATATCCCGATAATTGCGATTTTGTTTACGCCGATTTCCTTTTTTAATAAGCTAACGGCTCAAATCATCATTACTATTTTAGGTTTGGCAGCGATTGTTTGGTCTTGCTATTTAATATGGAAACTGACGAACGCTTCGGGATGGCGGAAGTTAGCCATAGCGGGACTAATTTTAGCTAATGGCCCTTTATACTACAGTCTCAAGCAGGGAAATTCTACGCATTTCGTCTTATTGCTGTTGATTGCAACTTTGTTTTGTCTGCGGGATAAGCGAGAAGTTTGGGTGGGTATTTTGTTAGCGATCGCATCTTTAATTAAAATACCTCTCTTCCTGCTTGGCATTTATTTCGCGATGCGAGGACGCTGGCGAGTTGTGCTGGGATTTAGCGCCGGATTAGTGGGGATAGTAGCAGCATCAATACTTTTATTTGGTTTGGATTTACACATAACTTGGTTTGAAAAATGCGTTCTGACTTTTGCGGGTAAACCGTTAGCTGCCTTTAACGTTCAGTCAGTAGATGGGTTTGTAGCGCGTTTGCTATATGATGTGGATTTAAAAAGTTGGCAACCGCTAGAAGTTGGTATGGAATTTAAAGTTTGGCGTTACTTGTTACTATCAATATTAGTGGGTAGCAGCATCTGGATTTGCTGGCGATCTAGAAAGCCGATCGCACTCGCAACAGAGTATTTAGAATTTTCGATTGTTCTCTGTCTAGCGCAACTCATCAGTCCGATTTCTTGGACGCATTACTATTTATATTTGCTGCTACCTTTATGTTTGTGGCTGTGCGATCGATTAGCAATTCCGCCAGGAATAAATTGGACTCGTTTAGTTTTGGTAAGTACGGTTTTGGTATCGCTACCGGTTATTTTGGTGAAACCGATCGCTCCTATATTTGAAGTATTCGTTTCTCATTACTTTTTGGGTGGGGTGCTGCTGCTGGGGATATTTTTGGCGGCTAGATTTTCTACCGCAGATGAACGCAGATAAACGCAGATGTATATGTAGGTTTTTGGTTGGTGGGATGGATCTATCTGATTTTTTGTAGGTTTGGTAGCAAAATTTGTTACATTTATTTATAATTACGAATAAACTAGCGATCGCACAAACTTTCCAGTTATAGCAACCGCTAGAACGGTTAGGGTATCCTAAAATGCCAGAACTAATTCACAGCAAACATTTGACTTTTGACTTTTGACTTTTGCTATATGATGCTCCGTCCCAATCAACGCACTAAGCTAGACGAAACGAGCGATAATCAGTTTTATTCTTTCCCCCGTTTTGTCACTCACGTAGATGACGGTTTTATCCAACAGCTAACAGACTTGTACCGGGAACGACTTCAACCTAACACTCGCATTTTTGATATGATGAGCAGTTGGGTTTCTCATCTACCAGATGACGTAGAATTCGCTCATGTGGAAGGACACGGGATGAACGAAGAGGAATTGACACGCAATTCTCGGTTGCATCATTACTTTGTCCAAAATCTCAACGAAAATCCCAAATTTCCCTTACCCGATGCAGATTTTGATGCTGTTCTCAACTGCGTTTCCGTACAATATCTGCAATATCCAGAAGCGATATTTTCCGAAATTCATCGCATTCTTAAACCCGGTGGAATCGCGATTTTCAGCTTCTCGAACCGGATGTTTTATCAAAAGGCAATTGCGGCGTGGCGGGATGCTTCGGAAGCAGCGCGGGTGGAAATGGTAAAAAGCTATTTTCGATCGATCCCCGGATTTACCGAACCGGAAGTTATTAGCCGAGTGTCCGCCGCTCCCAGTATTTTACAATGGATGGGTGTCGGCGGTGGCGACCCCTTCTACGCTGTTATCGCTCACAAAGCTGCTAGCTAAAAGGGAAACGGAGCGGTTTTCGGTGCGACTCTGCGTCTGCGATCGCACCGACATCACCCTTATTTAACAAATTTTCACAAAAATACTTCTGCCTAGCGACAGTATTAGGTATAATTCACAGGAAGATTTTGGTCTGAGGAGTTGACAATCACAAATTCGCCAATTTTTCATCCTGGCGGAGGAAGTCTAACAGCCTCCAGTCCGCTTAACCCTAGCAGCTATGACGCAGTTGTAATTGGCGGCGGCTTTTTTGGTTGCAGAATTGCTTTATATCTCAAAGAACATTTAAACAAAGTCCTAATTCTCGAAAAAGAAGCCGATGTTCTCCAACGTGCATCTTATGCAAATCAAGCGAGAGTTCACAACGGCTATCACTACCCGCGCAGCATATTGACCGCTTTGCGATCGAGAGTTAATTTTCCTCGATTTGTCAGCGAATATCGCGAATGTATCGATAGCAGCTTTGATAAATATTATGCGATCGGCAAAATAACTTCCAAAGTCACAGCCAATCAATTTAAAACATTTTGCCAACGCATTGATGCTTTTATAGAGCCAGCACCGATCGACATCAAAAAGCTTTTCAACAATAACTTAATCGAAGACGTTTTTTATACAAAAGAATATGCCTTTGACGCCGTAAAGCTAAAACATAGAATGCTGAACGACATCGAAACAGCAGGCGTGAAACTTAGGCTTAACTCAAAAGTTATCAAATTGGAAGACGCTGATAATTTGGCTATTAAAATTTTTGTAGAATCTCCCGACAATCAAGATATAATTACCGCCAAATACGTTTTTAACTGCACTTATTCATCTATTAACCATATTCTCGATCGTTCAAATTTACCCACAATTCCGCTCAAGCATGAATTAACTGAAATGGCATTAGTTGAA
The genomic region above belongs to Aerosakkonema funiforme FACHB-1375 and contains:
- a CDS encoding glycosyltransferase family 87 protein, whose product is MIIYLIYGILILATVSLNTIAIKSKRQGLNSWLTCGLPATVMVLFSWLVSFSNFCGDFNKSYYPAGRLIIEDPSRLYEWGKGLGFVNIPIIAILFTPISFFNKLTAQIIITILGLAAIVWSCYLIWKLTNASGWRKLAIAGLILANGPLYYSLKQGNSTHFVLLLLIATLFCLRDKREVWVGILLAIASLIKIPLFLLGIYFAMRGRWRVVLGFSAGLVGIVAASILLFGLDLHITWFEKCVLTFAGKPLAAFNVQSVDGFVARLLYDVDLKSWQPLEVGMEFKVWRYLLLSILVGSSIWICWRSRKPIALATEYLEFSIVLCLAQLISPISWTHYYLYLLLPLCLWLCDRLAIPPGINWTRLVLVSTVLVSLPVILVKPIAPIFEVFVSHYFLGGVLLLGIFLAARFSTADERR
- a CDS encoding class I SAM-dependent methyltransferase, whose amino-acid sequence is MMLRPNQRTKLDETSDNQFYSFPRFVTHVDDGFIQQLTDLYRERLQPNTRIFDMMSSWVSHLPDDVEFAHVEGHGMNEEELTRNSRLHHYFVQNLNENPKFPLPDADFDAVLNCVSVQYLQYPEAIFSEIHRILKPGGIAIFSFSNRMFYQKAIAAWRDASEAARVEMVKSYFRSIPGFTEPEVISRVSAAPSILQWMGVGGGDPFYAVIAHKAAS
- a CDS encoding FAD-dependent oxidoreductase, whose protein sequence is MTITNSPIFHPGGGSLTASSPLNPSSYDAVVIGGGFFGCRIALYLKEHLNKVLILEKEADVLQRASYANQARVHNGYHYPRSILTALRSRVNFPRFVSEYRECIDSSFDKYYAIGKITSKVTANQFKTFCQRIDAFIEPAPIDIKKLFNNNLIEDVFYTKEYAFDAVKLKHRMLNDIETAGVKLRLNSKVIKLEDADNLAIKIFVESPDNQDIITAKYVFNCTYSSINHILDRSNLPTIPLKHELTEMALVEVPDPIRHLGITLMCGPFFSIMPFPARGLHTLSHVRYTPHCFWKDEDADVKTVNPKSGHKTNYPYMIKDAERYIPILSKCQYVDSIWEVKTVLPQSEVDDSRPILFKKHHGLKNSICVLGGKIDNIYDVPPELKFMELTGGVI